TCCGGCGCCGGGTTGAGCCCCGGGGTCTCCCCCGCAGGGTCCCGGcccatctgcagcagctcctgtaGCTTCTCCAGCTGCGTTCGAGAGACGTGGGAGCGCGCGCGGCTCCGGCAGAAGGACTCCAGGAAGGCATCGAGGGGCACCTCGTGCGCCAGGAACCTCTGCATCTGCGCCTGCGGGACGGGCGGTGCGGGTGCATCGGGCGGAGCGCTGTACAGGCGAGGTCCCCCCCAAATCCCCGAGCCCCGCGCCGTCCCTCGGTGCCCGCATACAGCAGGGCACAACGCGGGGCTCTCACCCGCCTCCGCTTCACACCCGCTCACCTCCGCCTCCGCTTCGGACGAGTCCAGCGCGGCTCGGAGCCGATCCAGGGCGCGCTGCGGGCCGCACTCCTCCAGGTACGCCTCTGTGCGGGGACAGCGCGGCGCTGCCGGGAACCTCCCCTCCCGGGGTCCCCCCTTCCGGCACGACGGGCGCTCCCTCCGCCGGGAAGCCCCGCACCCATCGCTCCGCACTCACCCAGGCGCCGCAACTTGGCCCGGCACGCCTCGCGCACCTCGCGCAACTCCTGGTATTTGATGGCCAGGGCCGCCTTCCCGTCCTCCAGCCGCGGCCGCAGCGCCAGGTTGTCCCGGGCCAGCGCGCTGTTGGCCGCCAGCCGCTCCTCCCGCTCCCGCTGCAGCGCCTGGAACTGCGGCGGGCGGTGAGCGGCGCGGAGCGCGCATCGCGCCGCAtcgcaccgcaccgcaccgcaccgcaccgcaccgcaccgcaccgcaccgcatCGCACTGCATCGCATCGCACCGCATCGCACCGCACCGCATCGCACCGCATCGCACCGCACCGCATCGCACCGCATCCCGGCCCGGCCCTACCTTCCTGCTGAGGCGGACAGCGCGCTGCAGCCGGGGCTCGTCCTGCAGCAGCGCCCGCAGCTGCCCCGTGCTCAGCGCCCCGAAGCAGCGCGGGGCCCCGGGAGGCGCCGGGGGCCGGGCCATGGGCCGGGCACGGCCGGagcccccccgccgccgccgccagcaCCGGGAGCCGCAAccccgcgcccggccccgccgcgccgccccgccccgcagccTTAAAGGGGCCGCCGGCGTGCGCGGGGCCGTCCTCGGCTGTGCTCGTTCTGCACCGCACCCTCTGCGTGCATCCTGCACCGAGCCTACACTGCGTCCTGCACTGCACCTGCTGTGTGCGTCTGCACCTGCTGTGTGCAACCTGCGCTGCTCCCACTGTGTGCAGGCTGCAACTCCGTGTATGTATGCAGCACTTCCTCAGATGGGGTGGCTCTCGcagtgcagtgagcagctcCTACACCGCTCTGTGTGCCCCATGCAGCACTATGCTGCGCACATCCTGCTTCGCAGTGTGTAGGCCTGCATTGCACTTGTGCATTCTGTGCCCATGCTAGCACTGAGGCCACTCTTGAATGCTTTGCTGCCCGCTGCTGCCCTCAGCATGCTCAGGGCTCAAGACTCTACTCCCCTGCTGAAACTTCAGGGAGCATCCCTGCACCCCAAAGTGCCACCAGCACCTCGGTAGGAAACAGGCACTGAGTGCTGCACCCTCAAGGTCCTCCTGCCTGGCTGGTGCTGAAGGAGAAAACCGTGCAAGGGGCTGTCGGGTCCAGTATTTCATTGTGAATTTAGGAGTTCCTCTAATAAATGACTACAGCAGTTTCTAGGGTGGTCATCCTGACCTAGACAAAAGTACGTCTTTGCTGTATCTAAAGACACACCTGCAGAGACTTGTACAAAGGCTGGTTCTTAACTGGCCAACAGCTGGTTTCACCCTGATGGGCAGCTGCACGGAGTCGCAGAActacagggatggggagggacCTCTGGAGCTCCCCCAGTCCAATTTCCCCCAGCAGTTCTGtgcagcaggttgcacaggaaggcatccagACGGGTtgtgaatgtctccagagaagaaggctgccccacctccctcagcagctcttccagggCTCTGGcaccctcacagcaaagaagtttttcccTGTGTTGGTGTGAACTGTCTGGGTTTGTGCCTGTTGCCCCCTGACCTATCACTGCACAACAATGGCCCAAGTGgaagtcttcctttccccagactCTCTCTTACCACCGTGGTATCTACGATGTGGTTCTTACTCCTCTCTGCACAAGGACAGGGGGAGAAAATAGGATGGAAAAGGGCAAATGTGTTGAGATAAGGAAGGGAAGATCACTCACCAATTACTGTTAGATCCAATACAGACCTGGCACAGGGAGATTAGTATGATTTACTGCCTGTTGCTAATGGAccagagcagtgagaactaaCGGCAAACTTAAAACCACTTTCCCCAAACCAGCGTCCCTTCCCTCCCCTGAGCAGAACAGCAGACCATTTGGTCTCCtgatcacggaatcacagaattgtaggggttggaagggacctcttgGTCATCCTGGCCTAtgttgctgctctgctcctggggagcttgagcagaaagcagcaacacCTCTTGGTCTGGCAGTGCAATCGCAGCTCCATTTTGCCTGCCGTTAGAAACAGCAGAGGCACAGGGGGAGCAGCACCATTATTTCATAGCCTGCTCAGTGACAATCCATGGCATGGGACCTTCTGGCTTTGGAAGCCAAAGCCACTCTGAGGACAGTGGgagtgtgtgtgcatggggGGAGCACCTTCCCGCCACCCACCCTCCCATTGCTGCCACCTCTTCCAGCCGCTGCCACTCTCACGGAGCTGCCCTGGGCGCTCCCTCCCCATGCTGTGCCcattgcaaaggaaaacatgGCCTTTTCCTGGGACGGATGTTCCCTTCTGGGTTAGGGGATGACCGACTGTTGGCAGAGGCACGTTTATGTTTTCTAGTCCATCTTTTGTGTAGCAGAATTGACCCCAAACCAGATCTGCTCTCTCATTTAACTTTGGGCGCTTCCAGTTCTGGAGATGCTCCCATCTCCACAGAGGGCCCTGTGACGTTGCAGTCCCTGTAGGGACTCTCTCCTCGAATTCATGTCTGTGTGGATCCCAGCGGGATTCCCAGCCAACACACCTCCCAGCAGGCGTAGACCCTGGGCAGGAACAGATCCACGGCATGGGGGCAGCACCACAGCACggagtgcagggctgtgagcacagcagtggTGTGGGATCGTTCTCTCACATGCCTCATCCCTTCTGGCCCCCCCAGCACAGAGTTACAGGTCTGTTCTCTCAGCGTAATTGATTTAATTAACTGACATCCATCCCAATACGTGGGACCTTCCCCTCACTGAGCCCCATTGCTCCAACCAAGCACCCACTGCGGGATCTcactggctgcagcaggatgtACAGAACAGACCACTGATGTACAGTGAGCTGAAGGAAGCGCGTTTATTAGCTGCTCTAACAGACACCACGGAGAGGCACTGATACGCGGACATTTGTGGCACGTggccctcctgctgctgtgagtTCTGGAGACAACTAACAACCACTGGTGAAATGTTACTCCAGGGCTCTGTGTTTTCCTCCCCCATGGAAGGTACACACAGAATTCACACATtttgcaagtatttttttttccctttttttcttgattatgaagaaaacaaaaattaatcatTGGCAAGCACAAGGAGAAATGGGcaaagaaggggaagagaggggaAGAGCAGATGGTATTTCACCAACCCCCAGCACCCTTAGGCTCCCTCTCTGCCCCAGAAAGGCCCCAGCCTTGCAGAGCATCAGAAGCAgacaggagggagaagaggcGCTAGCAGTACGGAGCTGGTTTGATGAGGATGAGGGAGGATTTGCAGTCCCCTTTGCACAGGCTGCCCCACGTCAGGCCGCCCTTGAAATTCAGCCGCACGGAATAACAGGACGAGAACCACCACCCGCCCTCATAGCTGTAGGCACAGTTCTTACTGTAGTTGTCCTGATCCCGATCTTTGGTGGAGAACTTCATGTTGTCATGCATAGTGCTGGGATTGTCTGAAGTCATGGCATCCCCCGCTGTGCCCGCGTAGGAGCCCAGCCGCAGCCGGTAGCCCTGGGCCTCGTCCTCCACACTGAAGAGGTTGTAGTCTGCAAACTTGACGTTGTTGGCGTTGTCTGAGATGACGAACCTGACCTGGTAGACCTTCTGCTTGGCGATCTGGTGGATGTACTCGGTGCCCAGCCAGTAGTCACCGCGCACGCTCCCGAAGCCGTACTTGTAGGTGCTCCAGGACTCGGCCCAGGTGACGGCTGTGTCCTTCTGGTTCCTCTGGATGACCGTCCAGCCCCCGCCTGTGGCGTTCATCTCGCAGTACACCACGAGCTGGTGGAGGCCCTTTGGCTGGATGATGTAGACGCCGCTGTGGCTGCCAGGAGGGATCTCACTGCAGTCCTTGGGCCAACCTGGAGCAGGAATGTGATTGTTACATCTCACCTGACACAAGGAGACACCGAACATGTCGGATTACTTCTACACCTGTCCTATTGCACACGTTCCTGGGATGTATTCCTGCCGTGTGACTACAGGAGTAAATTAAAGTATTGAAATGATCAAATAAAGAGTTGGATTTCATGTGTTTCCAAGACAGAAATCAACCTTATGTGGATGCACAGGTCCCACTGCCTTCAAACAGGATGCAATGCAAGCTTGTCCAGGTTGGATCACTGCAGTGAATCCCATGTTGCCTGTTGGTGATGTATCACCACACAGGGAAATGCCAGTCTGGACTCTGAAGCCACTTGTATGGAAGGTTTAGGGATTCAGTCATCTTAGAAACCCTGGCGAGGGCATGCTCAAGAGATGCATATTGCTCATAATGatgtcaggaaacacttctttacagaaagggtgtGAAGCACTGCAATGGACTCCCAGGGAGGaggctgagtcaccatccctggatgtgtctaaaatccgtttggatgtggtgctcagggacacgattTGGCGGAGGGCTGTTAGTTGGGGTagcatggttaggttgtggttggactcagtgatctttaagatcttttccaaactgagcagctctgtgattctatgattaggaCAAACCCATTGTGCTGACCCAAGTGGCAATTTAGGGGTTTCCTGACTTGTTTCATTTGACCACAGACTTTCTGTTCTCCAGAATGGAAACTCCTTATGCAGCGAATAGAAATGCACTTCTGGGTGAGGACTGGCTCTGTGGCCAGAGCTGTGCTACCCATTGTTTGCACCCAAAGAAGCTGTGCCGTGTGGCCATGGCTGGTGCTGACTCAGCCAGTTCAGTTATGCAGTTACTCTGTGTCTTAACCAGCATTGTCATCAACTGCACAGCCAAAATCAGGCAATAATCAGCCACCACAACCCGAAGGCAGATAATGAATCATCAATTTCCAGTTTGGATGTTCAAGCAGAAAATTCTCTCAGCACATTTTAAGTGCAGAACACGGCTGGTGCTACGGCCTATCCAGGATGGTGAGCTGTGGTACCTCTGTTGCTCCTACAAGTGCGTACAAAGGGCCTGGAGCTCTCCACGAGCCTCTGGGCTCTTAGTGAAGGTGAAATCTTGTGAGCAGATGTACTTCTTGCACAGACTTACCATGAGCTGCTGGTGGGTGCGGGGCAACATCTCTGACCTGTCGAACGTGGTGGTCCTCCTCAGCTGAATAGACAAGAGCAGAGGAGACAGGAGTGAGTTTGAGATCAGACACTGCTAGGATAGCATGACCCTCCAGATCATGATCCTGTTGTTGTGGCTACTTCTCACTCCAGAAGACATTCCCTGCAGGTACCAGGGCCACCGGCAGCATGGGGGAATTTCCGTGGGTCAGATGCTTCCTTGTTGAGAAGGGTTTGAGCACCCTGCACATGAAAGGACCCCAGTAGGTGATAGCAATACCAGGAATGCAGTTGCTAAATTACAGTAGGAGTCAGGAAGGGACAGAGGTAGAAGACGGATGAGGAGAAATAAATGTTAGCGTGGCCACAGGAGAACAGGCTCTGGTGTCTGGGACAGACAGGGGCTCAGAGGGGAGTTTGAAGGACTGCTGGAAGAAAGGATGGCTCAGAGTAAATGAATGCAGTTCTCTCACAAGGGCATCTTGTGTACGTCCACAGATGAATCTGTCTCACCTGTGAGCCCAGGGGCTCTGGGGTTCAGACCAGTGGGCTCACAGAGGGGTTGAAGAACTTGATGCCATGTAGCGGATGAGGCGGGCTGCGATCAGGGGACTCTGGGATAAGACAGCACACATTGTGCTGGCACTGTCCACACACAGAGCAACGTTGAGTCCATCCTCCATGACACAGGGCTGGAGTTGGGCTGGGttggggcacagagctgcatagCATCAGACCAAACATGACCTTGTTTGCCTCTCCATATTACACAGGAATACTTACTGGGCTGGATGGGCTCAGGGTGAATATTCATAATCTCATCCATCGTTCCATTTAAGAGATGCAAATTTTTTATGTCAAAGACAAGAGGCATTGCCAgggccagcagggaggtgagaaTCAGGAGACAAAGGCACTGGGTAgctgaaatgagaagaaattggGGGCGgggaggcaaagaaaaaaaagcacataacTCTTCAGTTAATCCTATTTGACACTTGCAGagtaaaataggaaaataaaattctttctttgtgaAGCTCCCTCTGGAGCTGAAAGTCCTGTTTCACCTATCTAGAGGAGCTACCAGATGTTCACTGACAAACACCAAATACTTGTGGAGTcatcagcaggagcagctggtaccagtgatttttctttttgagacaGAAAAAGTGTGAAAACCTCATTCAAACCCAAAAGTCGTCAGAAATGTCTAAGAAATCCCTGTGAAATCCAAGTCTTGGGGCTGGAGGGTGAGCAGGGAGGGGGGATCCTCTTTCCTTCCAGCTCCTGTCACCCCTGGCAGATGACAAATGTGGCCCCTTCCTTTAGCCGCTGACCCCCTGttctgccctgggctgctgagTTCGGCAGAGTTCCTTGAGGTGGTGAGAAGGAAGATGTTCGAGGGAGGGCTGCCTGGAGTGGGGGGCTCTCTCCTGGGGTGAGCATCCCTTCCTGTGAATGCTggagctcccagctctgtgctgcgctctgcagcagagctcttctAAACCACCCAAACAATTCACTTCTCAATTGCTGCATAGCGTTTGGTGATTCGTGTTTAGGGATGTGTTTGAAGACATCTGGCCTTAGGGCCACTGGAGAAGCAAcactcctcctgctgctggccctCACCCCAGGCAGGGCCATGGAATTCCAGCAGGATGGAGATGCAGGAGAGGAAATAGCCACTGCTGGGTGTGCTGTGACAACTGTGTGCCTTCAAACAGCTAAACTCCACATCGTGATTCCTCTTCTAGCGCTCCTTACACAAGAATAtctaaaaaaccaaaaatccaTGTCCTGCACTAAAGTATGtcatattttctctgcagaacagACCATTATGAGGAATATTCAGCCAACCGGTGGTTTGTGCAACGGCTGCCTAGCGCTCCACCTGCACACAGCGTGCACCGAGCAACGTGTCCAGcgcctgctgcagctcccactcaGGGCAGCAGGGGCACAGCAGCATCGTGCTGGGAcagctggggcagcagggagccctGCACAGACCTACAACCCCATGACCCCCCACCCAGCCCGCACTCACCCATACTGTCTCCGAAGGGACCCTGCAGGGCAGAAGCCAGGCGGATTTGGCCTGTGGGAGGGGTGTGCGGCCCAAAAGTTATAGGGCTCTGCGGGTAAGGGGGTGGGAGCACGAGACCCAAACCGCAGCACTTGTCCCGTGGTCTGTGACAGCACTTTGTGCCTTGTTTGCTCTTCATCGTGAAGTGACGCGTCCTTGGGCACAGAAGGCTGTGTCTCACGGAGGTGAAGAGCTTTcttcagaagcaaagcaaatagCAAGTTGCCCATGAGGCAGTGCCTCGAAACAGCTCCGATGTAGGCAGCCCCCgtcccccacctccccccacTGCTCACAGGGTTTCCCCAGGGAACTGTGTCCTCTGAGCACCTGCCAGCGTTTCAGCACATAAGTAAACACCCTGATGGCGTTCCTCTCCCAGATGGAAATCAAATGTCAGGGCATCAATTGCTCTCTCCAGAACAGGCGTTGAGCCCAGCAGCCATGGGGAGCCCACCTTGGCCCTCAGGAAAGAGGCACTGGAGTGCTCCTGGCAAGCAGTGCTTTTTTCATCTAAGCACCACATTTCAAAAAGTCCcactccagcagcacagcgctgctgtTGTGcaatctgtgctgtgctcagctggaCTCACTGCCCCTGCAGCTTTGGGAACTGGGGTGAAATGAACATGGAATAATCTCAGTCCAAGCCTCTCTCTGTAAATAGGAGCACTTACAACATGgatttcttcaagaaaattcTAGTCAGACCTTTTTCTGTGGATCGGTACCGtagagagaaaagcagacttCGTGGTCTGCACAGCCTGGTGGGTGCAGAGTGTGGAGCCCAGTTGTTTTTCAGGGGTGCTGGGATGAGAAGCAATGGATCTAAGTTAGAACATGGGTAATTCAAGTTGGGGACTATCTACAGCCTGAAGTTGGTCACATACTAGAACAGGTGTGCAGAGAGGCTGtgagtttttcttccttgaaggCTTTCAAGTGTTGACTGGATGAGGACATCACACTGTAGATCTGCATTGAGCAGAGGGGTCAGACTGTCACTTCCAACTTAAATGAATACATGaatgctgtgattctgcagcTCTGGAGGTCCACAGGGAAGGATGAGAGGCAACAGACacaagggaaggaagggaaattaCAATTAGATTAAGAAAATATCATCCTGAGGCTCTTCAAACACTAAAAacgaacaaaacaaaacaaaaaaacagttgtgGAATCTCCATTCCTTGACATGTTCACAACCAACCTTGACATGACCCCAAGCAGCCCATTCTAAATCACAGACTCATTGAACTATAAAAAATcatctgggttggaagggacccctaaaggccatcaggtcccactccctgaagtgcacagggacacccacagctccatcagtgctcaaaGACccttcagcctgaccttggctgtctgcagggatggggcatcactgcctctctgggcaacccatgcagtgcctcaccacccttagtGTACAAATCTtcatccaatctaaatctagtttgaaaccattttcccttgtcctgttgcaGCAACCCCTGCTAAAGACTCTGTCccctttcttacagcccctttagatactgaaggccgccctcagctctccccacagccttctcctctccatgctgcacagccccagctctcagcctgtccttgcagggatgtgttccatccctgggatcatttttctggctctcctctggatgcactccaacagctccacgtctctcctgtgctgagcactccCCATCTGGACGCggtgctccaggtgaggtcacagcacagagcagaggagcagatcccctccctgccctgctggccacactgctcTGGGTACAGCCAGGGgatggttggctttctgggctgtgagggcacactgctcgTGCCCAGCTGCCACCCACCGGTACCCCCAGATCtttttggcagagctgtgctccatccttacaccCCATAGTGGGGGTTGCCACAACATAGCTGCAGTTGCACtggatttattgaacctcatgTGGTTCTCCTGGACACACggctcagcctgtccaggtctctctggacaGAATCCTATCCCTCAGGCATGTCGAGGTGTCATCCAaaactgctgagggtgcactcaaaccactgtcagtgtcattgATATTTAAGAGCACCGGTGGCAGTACTGACCTCTGAAGGACCCCACTCAACACTGATCTCCATAAAGCATCCCTGCCCTTTTGTGGAGGTCAGACCAGCAACATTCGAAACTCATCCTACTCTTGGTTACCCCTTACCTCTCCAGTTCCCTGAAGAGCACTGCTTCCCCTGCCCTGCATGTACAGCCATGGCACCAGGCCGTGTGTAAGATACAGAGCTGGCTGCATCAGAGCATGCTCTGTGGTCACTTTATGGGCACAAAGAGCTACGGCAAAAGCTAGGGGACACAGTCTGAAGGCATGTGAAGCACGGCAGACCTGCACAGCCAGGTGCAACTTGCTTCTTTTGGGATTAACTGCTGGTGTTATAGTCCCGAGTATATCAGTGTGTTCTGATGGCCAACCAGCCCCACCTGCGGCCTTCTCTTGGACCaagccatagaatcatggaatcatagactTATTACTGTTCAAAAAGACTTCCGTAATTGCCAAGCCCAACCTTAACCCACCCCTACCATGCTCACTGACcaccagtgccacatctccacggctTTGGAACACCCCCTGGGACGGTGACcacaccacctccttgggcagctgtgccactgcaccaccactcagagaagaaattgttcctagTATCCAACCCAGCGCCATCCAACATGGCACTGCCCATCAGTACCACTGTGGCCTCTGCCCAGCTGCCTTACCTCTACTTTTCCTTCATTGTGGCAAAATGGGAAGGatcatctttttctctgaagtatCTGGCTTGTAGATGAAGTAAAGCCCAACTGTTGTTCAAAGGAAGGAAGACTCGTACTATCTGTCTTCCAGGAGCAGTGGGTCCCTAAGGCCCATTTCAGATCAGTCCTACACCTCCAGCCCTGGGCTCTGGTCCCATcctctgcctttgctttccGGATAGGTCTTAGACCTGtactgtgcttttctgctggatGGACCACTCAGTTCCATGATGTCGCATGTCTCCAGTCCTCATGTCATTCTGCCCAGGATCCTGGCTTTGGTTAGTCAGCCAGGCTTCCTTGCCTGGGGCTGTTGCCAcactcagctgcctgctgtgctcacCTCTTTGGTAAGGACACTGCTTTCACGCTTCAGCTCCTGGCTAGCCTCAGCTCCAGGCTTTGCTGCTCCCCAGGAGATAGCTCCAGCCTTCCTTCTCCTGCCTCAATTCCTGCATTGTACCACAGGCTTTACACAGTGCACTACTTGGCAAGAGTTCCTGCAGGACAGAGTTTGGTGGGAGCCTTACGTTGGTGCTGGTTGATGGTGCACATCAGGTTTAAAGCTATGCATCAAAGAAGATATGCCAGTTCAATACGAGGCTGAAGCCAATACTTGGCATCCAGGACAAGAAAGAAGAAGTGCTACTTCTTCACCTGGTTAAATTAGCGTGACAAAACCTATGCTCTCTGGCCCCAAAGCAGCCCCCGTGGACTCCCACCCTTGGAGCATTTTGCCACACTCCTGGCTGGCATTTCTGGCAGTGCAGGGCCTTGCCAGGCCAAAGACCAGGCTTGGGAAGAATGGGAAATGGACCCACAGGCAGCTGCTTGTcacctgcagcccctgcccGCTGCTCAGATCATGCAGGCTGTGGTGCCAGAAGAAGTTGCACATGCAGTGACTTCTGGCTGCTGGATGGCGACTCCAGCTCAATGACTTCACCAATCGATCCTGAAGCCTGTGAGTGGAGAGCTAGCAGGATGGCCTCTTGAGGATCTGCACTCATCCTTCTGACGTCACCTTTGAAAGTAGGCAAATAGGAAACCTAACCTCAACTCCCTCGCCAGTTTGTTTATGTCCTTAGAAAAAGCCAGGTCTCTTCGCTGCAGTTTGATCAGGGGCTCTCCAGAAATTACTCCAAGTGGGCAATTCACATGTAGTGTTTGTGTAATGGTAAGAGTCAATAAGTGAAATCTCTCCACGTGGAAGGGAGTATTTTGTAATTCTCTGGCTAGAACGGCATGACTCCCCCCATGGTCCTGTAAAAGGATCCCCCCATTGTGCTGTAAAAGGATCTGAAAGCTTCTTGAGTCTGCAAGCATCTCCTAATGCCTCTACAAACAACACGTGTGAACACAAGTGGGAGTGTGCAGTGCCTATAAAGTCACCACGTAGAGCCTGGCATGGGGAGGTGCACCACTGGGTTCCTGttctctgctcagctgtgctgttgtgaTGGGTGAGTAATCTTCCCAGAGTTAAGCTGCATTCAGGTGCGCTGCTGGGCTCAAACCAGACCTGCGCGGGGTGACTTTACAAAGGCAAGGAGACCAAAGCTTGGCCTGGTGACACACGGCCTGGCACCGTGATCTTAAAAGGGATGCAGACAAAGGAGGAGGTGACATACATCCATGGTGGCACCTTATGCTTTTGCAGGTTACCTAATCCTGTCCCATTAGTAGGGAGCCCTGCATTTCAGCTGGTCCTTTCCCCTCCTGATCTCCTCCTAATCAGCACATGTAGCACTTGTGGTTGCACTGGGGCCCTTCCCCACATGGGACTGGCATCTCCCCCAGCACCGAGCTGATGCAGAACGTGGGTTTGTACTGGTGGCCACCGACAGTCCAGTGGTTTGGGCTCATGTCACCATGCGCACACAAGAGACTTTCTCCTATCTACCTGGTATCTGGCATCTGTAGCATGGGACTCATCCTCTGGATCTtggtcctgcagctctgcattccCTGgccacagctccccagggcCGCTGAGGGGcggcaggctgcccaggggtcCTGATGATGCTGCACCCTTccctccccagggctgcaggctgggacaCGCCAGTTCCATGGGAACCTCGTCCTCCTGCCCGTGGT
The Lagopus muta isolate bLagMut1 chromosome 20, bLagMut1 primary, whole genome shotgun sequence genome window above contains:
- the LOC125702943 gene encoding fibrinogen-like protein 1-like protein, coding for MKSKQGTKCCHRPRDKCCGLGLVLPPPYPQSPITFGPHTPPTGQIRLASALQGPFGDSMATQCLCLLILTSLLALAMPLVFDIKNLHLLNGTMDEIMNIHPEPIQPTEEDHHVRQVRDVAPHPPAAHGWPKDCSEIPPGSHSGVYIIQPKGLHQLVVYCEMNATGGGWTVIQRNQKDTAVTWAESWSTYKYGFGSVRGDYWLGTEYIHQIAKQKVYQVRFVISDNANNVKFADYNLFSVEDEAQGYRLRLGSYAGTAGDAMTSDNPSTMHDNMKFSTKDRDQDNYSKNCAYSYEGGWWFSSCYSVRLNFKGGLTWGSLCKGDCKSSLILIKPAPYC
- the VPS37D gene encoding vacuolar protein sorting-associated protein 37D, which codes for MARPPAPPGAPRCFGALSTGQLRALLQDEPRLQRAVRLSRKFQALQREREERLAANSALARDNLALRPRLEDGKAALAIKYQELREVREACRAKLRRLEAYLEECGPQRALDRLRAALDSSEAEAEAQMQRFLAHEVPLDAFLESFCRSRARSHVSRTQLEKLQELLQMGRDPAGETPGLNPAPDRGAASPKALELRCGFVPAVLVPAAAVVPFAVPPKHRLPALGQPPVAPHPAPHATPLSPRPFRRREPEPLQP